A single genomic interval of Gammaproteobacteria bacterium harbors:
- a CDS encoding DUF3297 family protein encodes MSDTPPDRLSVNPKSRFHDADLLARGIGIRFNGKEKTNVEEYCVSEGWVRMPAGKALDRFGNPMTIKMKGQVEAYFRAAE; translated from the coding sequence ATGTCCGATACGCCACCCGATCGCCTCTCCGTCAACCCGAAAAGCAGGTTCCATGATGCCGATTTGCTTGCCCGTGGCATCGGTATCCGTTTCAACGGCAAGGAAAAAACCAACGTCGAGGAGTACTGCGTCAGCGAAGGCTGGGTGCGCATGCCCGCCGGAAAGGCGCTTGACCGCTTCGGCAACCCGATGACCATCAAGATGAAAGGGCAGGTCGAGGCCTACTTCCGCGCAGCGGAATAA
- a CDS encoding CoA transferase: MSDRHAFETTPDSYAHLLLGTLVRRIPAVFSVDDRAPSLLWALSGAMSLTGQADGTPLPCAAPLAACAQGAWLALASLCPQRFAADFPAYRLLGERAAIAGYQRRGRISAGGACRLIDTADGCIALNLARDDDWQLVPAWLEQPAADWDAVARILHARSTASLVQRARLLGLAVAAEEVPQHRRRWYDSERLAASATPRLRREAPLVIDLCALWAGPLCGQLLVQAGARVIKVESVSRLDGARGGPPEFYDLLNAGKESVVVDLSSADHRARLLALLLKADIVLESARPRGLEQLGIRAAEIVASRPGISWVSITGYGRQAPMRDWIAYGDDAGVAAGLGWLLRRDGARSVFCGDAIADPLTGLHAALLAYASWLDGGGRLLDISLHGVAAYGAALHDTTHAVAGHAAQPPQARAVSARAATPGRDTARVLREFC, translated from the coding sequence GTGAGCGACCGGCACGCATTCGAAACCACACCGGACAGCTACGCGCACCTGCTGCTGGGCACGCTGGTGCGTCGCATACCTGCCGTATTTTCCGTCGATGATCGTGCCCCATCGCTGCTCTGGGCGCTGTCGGGCGCGATGTCGCTCACCGGTCAGGCCGACGGTACGCCGCTGCCCTGCGCTGCCCCGTTGGCGGCCTGCGCGCAGGGCGCCTGGCTTGCGCTCGCGAGTCTTTGTCCGCAACGATTTGCAGCGGATTTCCCCGCGTACCGGTTGCTCGGGGAACGTGCGGCAATTGCCGGCTACCAACGACGCGGACGGATATCGGCCGGCGGCGCGTGTCGACTGATCGACACCGCCGATGGCTGTATCGCGCTCAATCTGGCGCGCGATGATGACTGGCAACTGGTGCCGGCCTGGCTGGAGCAACCGGCAGCGGATTGGGACGCAGTTGCGAGGATCCTGCATGCGCGCAGCACTGCCAGCCTGGTGCAGCGTGCCCGGTTGCTGGGCCTGGCGGTGGCAGCCGAGGAGGTGCCGCAGCACCGCAGGCGATGGTACGACAGCGAGCGTCTTGCCGCCTCGGCAACGCCGCGATTGCGCCGTGAGGCGCCGCTGGTCATCGATCTCTGCGCATTGTGGGCCGGACCGCTGTGCGGGCAATTGCTGGTGCAGGCCGGTGCGCGCGTCATCAAGGTGGAGAGTGTTTCGCGTCTCGATGGAGCCCGCGGTGGCCCCCCGGAGTTCTACGATCTGCTGAATGCGGGCAAGGAAAGCGTTGTTGTGGATTTGAGCTCGGCAGACCATCGTGCGCGGCTCCTCGCGTTGCTGCTGAAAGCGGATATCGTGCTCGAATCGGCGCGGCCCAGGGGCCTCGAACAGCTTGGCATCCGTGCGGCCGAAATCGTTGCGTCCCGGCCCGGTATCAGTTGGGTGTCGATCACCGGTTACGGGCGCCAGGCGCCGATGCGCGACTGGATTGCCTACGGCGATGACGCCGGAGTCGCGGCCGGCCTTGGCTGGCTGCTGCGTCGCGACGGTGCCCGGAGCGTCTTTTGCGGCGATGCGATTGCCGATCCGCTCACTGGCCTGCATGCGGCACTGCTGGCTTATGCCAGCTGGCTCGATGGTGGTGGCCGGCTGCTCGATATCTCCCTGCATGGAGTTGCCGCGTACGGCGCTGCGCTGCACGACACGACACATGCAGTAGCCGGGCACGCGGCGCAGCCACCGCAGGCAAGAGCCGTGAGCGCACGCGCGGCGACGCCAGGCCGTGATACCGCACGCGTGTTGCGCGAATTCTGCTGA
- a CDS encoding amidohydrolase family protein has product MDLGPIANPALPTAGSRFLIRNVALAGSGPCDLRISDGRVAAIDRHLEPAPGEWLIAARGGALIHGLHDHHLHLFATAAAQQSVVCGPPQVGNEQELEAALLAGIVTAGQWLRGVGFHDSVSSRLDRDWLDAVCPAPAVRIQHRSGMMWVLNSRALAALGIDRHRELPDGVERRADGELTGRIFALDAWLRERIQSSFPGLHRLSAELARCGVTGVTDAGARNGPAEWAAFAASRSRGELMQRLLVMGSEQLLTQVADANSWQRIGPLKIYLREAELPGLAALERRIAGTHRQGRNVAFHCVTRTELVYALAALRGAGASDGDRVEHAAIADDHALEAMAELGVTVVTQPHFIAERGAQYLADVDPGDHELLYRCAGFLRHGVPLAAGSDAPYGGLDPWAAMRAAVGRGTAEGVRIGCDEALTPEQALDLYTGDPLRPGRARPLIAVGSPADLCLLDAPWELVREDLDSGHVAATFCAGKALFASPALASACETLRSQ; this is encoded by the coding sequence ATGGACCTTGGCCCGATCGCAAATCCCGCGCTGCCGACTGCAGGAAGCCGGTTCCTGATCCGCAACGTCGCGCTGGCGGGATCGGGTCCGTGTGATCTGCGTATCAGTGATGGCCGGGTTGCAGCGATTGACCGGCATCTCGAGCCCGCGCCGGGAGAATGGTTGATCGCTGCGCGCGGCGGAGCATTGATTCATGGCTTGCACGATCATCATCTGCACTTGTTCGCGACCGCCGCCGCGCAACAATCGGTGGTTTGCGGGCCACCGCAGGTTGGCAACGAGCAGGAGCTCGAGGCGGCACTGCTGGCGGGGATTGTCACTGCCGGCCAGTGGCTGCGCGGAGTCGGATTCCATGACAGCGTATCGTCGCGGTTGGACCGCGATTGGCTCGACGCCGTGTGTCCGGCGCCGGCGGTACGGATCCAGCATCGCAGCGGGATGATGTGGGTGCTGAATAGCCGCGCGCTCGCGGCGCTCGGAATCGATCGGCACCGGGAGCTGCCCGACGGCGTCGAACGCAGAGCCGACGGCGAGCTTACAGGCCGGATCTTCGCGCTCGATGCGTGGTTGCGCGAGCGTATCCAATCGTCTTTTCCCGGGCTGCATCGCTTGTCGGCGGAGCTTGCCCGTTGCGGCGTCACCGGTGTCACGGATGCCGGTGCGCGCAATGGCCCGGCGGAGTGGGCCGCGTTTGCCGCCTCGCGTTCGCGCGGCGAACTGATGCAACGGCTGCTGGTCATGGGTAGCGAGCAGTTGCTCACGCAGGTTGCCGACGCCAACTCGTGGCAACGTATCGGGCCGCTCAAGATCTATTTGCGTGAAGCGGAACTGCCCGGGCTCGCGGCGCTGGAGCGCCGAATTGCCGGCACGCATCGGCAGGGGCGCAACGTGGCATTTCACTGCGTCACTCGCACCGAGCTGGTGTATGCGCTGGCGGCGCTGCGTGGCGCGGGCGCCAGCGACGGCGATCGTGTCGAGCACGCTGCCATCGCCGACGATCACGCACTTGAAGCAATGGCCGAACTGGGGGTGACGGTTGTGACCCAGCCCCACTTCATCGCCGAGCGCGGCGCGCAGTACCTGGCGGATGTGGACCCTGGTGATCACGAGCTGCTGTACCGCTGCGCCGGCTTCCTGCGCCACGGCGTGCCGCTCGCGGCCGGCAGTGATGCGCCCTACGGCGGTCTCGACCCATGGGCGGCGATGCGCGCGGCGGTCGGCCGCGGTACCGCGGAAGGAGTACGTATCGGTTGCGATGAAGCGCTGACGCCGGAGCAGGCATTGGATCTTTACACGGGCGATCCGCTGCGGCCTGGCCGGGCACGTCCGCTGATCGCGGTGGGAAGCCCCGCCGATCTTTGCCTGCTCGATGCGCCGTGGGAACTGGTGCGCGAGGATCTCGACAGCGGCCATGTGGCGGCGACGTTCTGCGCCGGCAAGGCACTTTTTGCAAGTCCCGCGCTTGCTTCGGCGTGCGAGACGTTGCGCAGCCAGTAG
- a CDS encoding sterol desaturase family protein — translation MNTLVSFEPLWRATVFFSVLALLLIWERRAGLRTARPARAYLPNILLFLTNTVVTRIVSVYALLGVSLYGSANDIGLLRSLGASSWIGFLPAIVALDLGVYAQHRLFHRVVWLWRLHAVHHSDTWFDASTGLRFHLLEALVSLAVKAALVLAIGASPAATLGFEVLLSSASLFSHANTRLPAGLETALRRVLVTPDMHRIHHSARSDEHHRNFGFLLSCWDRWLGSYLARSRGDPVRMDIGLESFRAPGQQTFAALMTQPLHEAPR, via the coding sequence ATGAATACACTTGTGTCCTTCGAGCCGTTGTGGCGTGCGACGGTGTTTTTCTCGGTGCTCGCTTTGCTGCTCATATGGGAGCGCCGGGCCGGGCTGCGAACTGCGCGTCCCGCACGCGCCTATCTGCCAAACATCCTGCTGTTTCTGACCAATACCGTCGTGACCCGCATTGTCAGCGTCTATGCCCTGCTAGGTGTCAGTCTTTATGGCTCCGCCAACGATATCGGATTGCTGCGCTCGCTCGGCGCCTCATCGTGGATCGGCTTCCTGCCCGCGATAGTGGCGCTGGACCTCGGTGTATATGCGCAGCACCGGTTGTTTCATCGCGTGGTTTGGTTGTGGCGTCTGCATGCGGTGCATCACTCGGACACCTGGTTCGATGCCAGTACGGGGCTGCGCTTTCATCTGCTGGAGGCGCTCGTTTCGCTGGCGGTCAAGGCGGCGCTGGTGCTTGCGATTGGTGCCTCACCGGCCGCAACGCTCGGCTTTGAAGTGTTGCTGAGTAGCGCGTCGTTGTTCAGTCACGCCAATACCCGCTTGCCCGCGGGCCTGGAGACGGCGTTGCGCAGGGTGCTGGTCACGCCGGACATGCACCGGATACATCATTCGGCGCGCAGCGACGAGCATCACCGCAATTTCGGCTTTCTGCTCTCCTGCTGGGACCGGTGGCTGGGATCCTACCTGGCCCGCTCGCGCGGAGATCCCGTGCGAATGGATATCGGGCTCGAGAGTTTTCGAGCTCCCGGGCAGCAGACTTTCGCGGCGCTGATGACCCAGCCCTTGCATGAGGCGCCGCGCTGA
- a CDS encoding SCO family protein yields the protein MGTAADAEVLDSQGKSRRIHDFLGDRIVLLSFIYTSCSDVNGCPLASSVLRIVQEQVRHSADLEDRVRLISFSFDPQYDTPARLREYSSHFLSPGFDWQFLTSPSPQALAPVLAAYNQWVIRDYDADGNYLGTMSHLLRVYLIDRDMRIRNIYSTSFLHADTVANDIRTLLAEEHRE from the coding sequence ATGGGCACCGCAGCCGATGCCGAAGTGCTGGACAGCCAGGGAAAGTCGCGCCGCATCCACGATTTTCTCGGCGACAGGATCGTGTTACTCAGCTTCATCTACACCAGTTGCAGCGATGTGAACGGCTGCCCACTCGCCAGCTCCGTCCTGCGAATCGTGCAGGAGCAGGTGCGCCACTCGGCGGACCTCGAGGACCGGGTGCGGCTGATCAGTTTCAGCTTCGATCCACAGTACGACACCCCGGCTCGTCTGCGTGAGTACAGCAGCCACTTCCTGAGCCCCGGATTCGACTGGCAGTTCCTGACCAGCCCCTCACCGCAGGCGTTGGCGCCGGTGCTCGCAGCCTACAACCAGTGGGTGATCCGCGACTACGACGCCGATGGCAACTATCTCGGCACCATGTCGCATCTGTTGCGGGTATATCTGATCGACCGCGATATGCGTATCCGCAACATCTACAGCACGTCGTTTTTGCACGCCGATACGGTGGCCAACGATATCCGTACCCTGCTTGCCGAAGAACACCGAGAATGA
- a CDS encoding selenium-binding protein translates to MSRNRLVVVLAALVIGFAGVARGDETCMSPYMAKIVGQEDFVYVWTLGMEGVGDGQDKLVTVSVNPAAADYGKIVNSLSVGGRNEAHHSGLTDDRRFLWASTLDTSKIFIFDIATDPAKPRLHKQIDDFVSRSGGVVGPHTSYALPGRMMLTGLSNNRDHGGRTGMVEYTNDGEYLRTLWMPTDDNLLGATKTGNFADGYGYDLRALPRRNVMVTSSFTGWNNYMMNLGQMMGDAEAMKRFGNTVVVWDLQARQPKTILDVPGAPLEIRCAWGTSSNFCFTSTALTSKIWLIHEEDDGWHATEVADVGDAAKIPLPVDISISANDQQLWVNTWNDGTTRLFDISDPHAPTQIFEQRIGEQLNMVSQSWDGKRVYFTSSLLANWDKKEPSGADLQFFKLFSWDGSTLKPAFSIDFIKEGYGAPHQMRFGAYALYGKHPPAKS, encoded by the coding sequence ATGTCCCGCAATCGACTGGTAGTTGTGCTCGCAGCACTCGTGATCGGCTTTGCCGGCGTCGCGCGTGGCGACGAAACCTGCATGTCTCCGTACATGGCAAAGATCGTCGGGCAGGAAGATTTCGTCTATGTCTGGACCCTTGGAATGGAGGGCGTCGGTGACGGGCAGGACAAGCTGGTCACGGTCTCGGTGAATCCCGCGGCAGCGGATTACGGCAAGATCGTCAATTCATTGTCCGTCGGTGGTCGCAACGAGGCACACCACTCCGGCCTTACCGATGATCGGCGTTTTCTGTGGGCCAGCACCCTCGATACCAGCAAGATATTCATTTTCGATATCGCCACCGACCCCGCCAAGCCACGTTTGCACAAGCAGATCGATGACTTTGTCAGCCGCTCCGGCGGCGTGGTCGGACCCCACACGAGTTATGCGCTTCCCGGGCGCATGATGCTGACCGGTCTTTCGAACAACCGGGATCATGGCGGGCGCACCGGGATGGTGGAATACACCAATGACGGCGAATACCTGCGCACGCTGTGGATGCCAACCGATGACAACCTGCTCGGCGCGACCAAGACCGGAAATTTCGCCGACGGCTACGGTTATGACCTGCGTGCGTTGCCACGGCGCAATGTCATGGTCACTTCGTCGTTCACCGGCTGGAACAATTACATGATGAACCTCGGACAGATGATGGGTGACGCCGAAGCCATGAAGCGCTTCGGCAACACCGTGGTTGTCTGGGATCTGCAGGCGCGCCAGCCGAAAACCATCCTCGACGTACCCGGCGCACCGCTCGAAATCCGCTGTGCGTGGGGCACGAGCAGCAATTTCTGCTTCACCTCCACCGCGTTGACCTCGAAGATCTGGCTGATCCACGAGGAAGACGACGGCTGGCATGCAACAGAAGTGGCCGATGTCGGAGATGCCGCGAAAATTCCGCTGCCGGTCGATATATCGATCAGCGCGAATGATCAGCAGTTGTGGGTCAACACCTGGAACGACGGTACCACACGGCTGTTCGATATCTCCGATCCGCATGCTCCCACCCAGATATTCGAGCAGCGCATCGGCGAGCAGCTCAACATGGTTTCCCAAAGCTGGGATGGCAAGCGGGTGTACTTCACCTCCTCCCTGCTGGCGAACTGGGACAAAAAGGAGCCGAGCGGTGCCGACCTGCAGTTCTTCAAACTGTTTTCCTGGGATGGCAGCACACTGAAGCCTGCCTTCAGCATCGACTTCATCAAGGAGGGGTATGGTGCTCCACACCAGATGCGCTTCGGTGCGTATGCACTGTACGGCAAGCACCCGCCCGCAAAGAGCTAG
- a CDS encoding cytochrome C peroxidase, which produces MLLLCIQSQGLIAQELRAGDSRAGYEREDFVTSSQRLDTMRVRPVDLYQLAVNPPLGLPPFPAEVPDPAVIDLGRRLFFDRRLSANGTLSCAMCHIPEQGFAQNELATPVGFEGRMVRRNAPSLYNVAYRAQLFHDGRETGLEEQIWFPLLAANEMGNRSEQQVLERIGSIPVYEQQFRAAFGGAISRRTLGRALAGYQRVLLAADSPFDRWFFGGEQDALGADAKRGFDVFRNRGCSDCHLVGKDAALFSDGLFHDTGIAYREAREGDAIRRLQLAPGVVIDVNTDVLRPRPSDLGRMEVTADVADRWRYRTPTLRNIALTAPYMHNGSLPDLRAVLEYYAAGGAPHAGQDARIRPLQLRAGEIDELLAFLDALSASNVAALAADARSVEIGDFRVLR; this is translated from the coding sequence GTGCTCTTGCTCTGCATCCAGTCGCAAGGGCTGATCGCGCAGGAATTGAGAGCCGGTGACAGCCGTGCCGGTTATGAACGCGAGGATTTTGTCACCAGTTCGCAGCGCCTCGACACGATGCGCGTGCGCCCGGTGGATCTTTACCAGCTTGCCGTGAACCCCCCGCTGGGATTGCCGCCGTTTCCCGCAGAGGTGCCTGACCCGGCGGTGATCGACCTCGGGCGCAGACTTTTCTTCGATCGCCGCCTGTCTGCCAATGGCACGCTGTCGTGTGCGATGTGCCATATCCCCGAGCAGGGCTTTGCGCAGAATGAGCTGGCAACCCCGGTAGGTTTCGAGGGGCGCATGGTGCGACGCAATGCGCCCTCGCTCTATAACGTGGCCTACCGAGCACAGCTGTTTCACGATGGTCGCGAAACCGGCCTCGAAGAGCAGATCTGGTTTCCCCTGCTGGCGGCCAATGAAATGGGCAATCGCAGCGAACAGCAGGTGCTGGAGCGGATCGGGTCGATACCGGTATATGAACAGCAGTTCCGTGCGGCATTTGGTGGCGCTATCTCGCGCCGCACGCTCGGGCGTGCGCTGGCCGGTTACCAGCGCGTATTGCTGGCGGCGGACTCGCCCTTCGATCGCTGGTTTTTCGGTGGTGAGCAGGATGCGCTCGGCGCGGATGCGAAGCGCGGATTCGATGTGTTCAGGAACCGCGGGTGCAGCGACTGTCATCTGGTTGGCAAGGATGCCGCGCTGTTCAGCGACGGGCTGTTTCACGATACCGGTATCGCCTATCGCGAAGCGCGCGAGGGCGATGCCATACGGCGATTGCAGCTGGCGCCGGGAGTGGTGATCGATGTGAACACCGATGTGCTGCGCCCGCGCCCCTCCGACCTCGGCCGGATGGAGGTCACCGCCGATGTTGCTGACCGCTGGCGCTACCGCACACCCACCCTGAGAAACATCGCACTGACCGCGCCTTACATGCACAATGGATCGCTGCCGGATCTGCGCGCAGTACTCGAGTATTACGCGGCGGGAGGCGCGCCGCATGCCGGACAGGATGCGAGGATTCGCCCGCTGCAACTGCGCGCCGGCGAGATAGACGAGCTGCTGGCATTCCTGGATGCGCTGAGCGCTTCCAACGTGGCAGCGCTCGCCGCGGATGCGCGCAGCGTGGAGATCGGAGATTTCCGCGTTCTGCGATAG
- a CDS encoding GGDEF domain-containing protein, with the protein MAAFSLFTGMTVLASWYFEFPSILAPIAGRVTPQPWVAVCVVLLSSCQLLGANRLRMPINITLLGVLAIVAVGLGWSDETGDIPGLLELLPGAPSASVMNSETVRLCLLLVSLSLLLRDFRNALQSQTLAVIAFGLPLTALAAKTIGAPDSQVQMSFTNVFMLLPLCVAAGLATVYRGFFRALLGPTRASAIARRYLYAILLAPYLTGIAIMKLSLGATDLRSVVLVVSIAQIVSLLIGFLALSFSNFERLIRVQQRKAERLIRRDTLTGALNRRAFTEQAEREIERRGAPGTGLSLLFVDLDHFKSINDRLGHSVGDRVLKRLIRVTRSCLRSRDCVARWGGEEFLVLLPDTDRAGAQLISEKIRQRIARECFAELEDELRVTVSIGCTELASGDSLEELVCRADSALYRAKHKGRNRTEVV; encoded by the coding sequence ATGGCGGCATTCAGCCTGTTTACAGGCATGACCGTGCTGGCATCCTGGTACTTCGAATTTCCCTCGATACTCGCCCCGATTGCCGGAAGGGTAACGCCACAACCCTGGGTGGCAGTCTGTGTCGTGTTGTTGTCGAGCTGCCAACTGCTCGGTGCCAACCGGCTGCGGATGCCGATCAACATTACCTTGCTCGGCGTACTCGCCATCGTTGCGGTCGGGCTCGGCTGGAGCGATGAAACCGGGGATATACCCGGACTGCTCGAACTGCTGCCAGGCGCTCCATCGGCAAGCGTGATGAATTCGGAGACCGTGCGGCTGTGCCTGCTGCTGGTTTCGCTGTCACTGTTGCTGCGCGATTTTCGCAACGCGCTGCAGTCACAGACCCTGGCAGTGATTGCGTTCGGGCTGCCTCTGACGGCCTTGGCCGCCAAGACGATCGGAGCTCCAGACAGCCAGGTGCAAATGTCATTCACGAACGTGTTCATGCTGCTGCCGCTGTGCGTGGCGGCAGGACTGGCCACGGTTTATCGCGGCTTCTTCCGCGCATTGCTGGGACCCACTCGGGCAAGCGCGATCGCGCGACGCTACCTGTACGCGATCCTGCTCGCTCCCTACCTGACCGGCATCGCAATCATGAAGCTCAGCCTCGGAGCGACCGATCTGCGCTCTGTGGTTCTCGTCGTATCGATCGCACAGATCGTGAGCCTGCTGATCGGATTCCTGGCGCTATCGTTCTCCAATTTCGAACGTCTCATCCGGGTGCAGCAACGCAAGGCCGAGCGGCTGATCCGCCGCGACACGCTCACCGGCGCATTGAATCGCAGGGCCTTCACCGAGCAGGCGGAACGCGAGATCGAGCGGCGAGGAGCGCCCGGCACCGGCCTGTCATTGCTGTTCGTCGACCTCGACCATTTCAAGAGCATCAATGACCGCCTTGGTCACAGCGTCGGCGACCGGGTCCTGAAACGCCTGATCCGCGTCACCCGCTCCTGCCTGCGCAGCCGGGACTGCGTGGCGCGATGGGGCGGCGAGGAGTTCCTGGTACTGCTTCCCGATACCGATCGCGCCGGCGCGCAACTCATCTCCGAAAAAATCCGGCAACGAATCGCTCGCGAGTGTTTCGCGGAACTCGAGGATGAGCTGCGGGTAACGGTATCGATCGGCTGTACCGAACTCGCGAGCGGCGACTCGCTCGAGGAGCTCGTCTGCCGCGCGGACAGCGCGCTCTATCGCGCCAAGCACAAGGGCCGCAATCGAACCGAGGTGGTTTGA
- a CDS encoding glucose 1-dehydrogenase, with the protein MSDRVALVMGGGAGTGRATALAFAREGARVVVADINEKGAQKTLALVRDSGGNGIAIQADMSRSADIRGVIAATRETFGALHWVSNNAARAPDNKSVTELAEDEWDSCMSVTLRGVWLCMKHQLPLIEASGGGAIVNVASLSGMRGDAHQAAYAAAKGGVLALSKSVASEYARRGVRVNTVCPGGINSKGMDFFLKSMPELREKTLNIHAMGRLAEPQEIADAVVYLCSDRASFITGHDLVVDGGVLVRSNVIDL; encoded by the coding sequence GTGAGTGACAGGGTGGCATTGGTGATGGGTGGTGGCGCGGGTACCGGGCGCGCGACGGCGTTGGCCTTTGCGCGCGAAGGCGCGCGCGTGGTGGTTGCGGACATCAACGAGAAGGGTGCGCAGAAGACCCTGGCGCTGGTGCGTGACTCCGGTGGCAACGGCATCGCGATCCAGGCGGATATGTCGCGCTCTGCCGATATCCGCGGCGTGATCGCCGCCACGCGCGAAACCTTTGGTGCGCTGCACTGGGTGTCGAACAATGCGGCACGCGCCCCGGACAACAAGTCGGTAACAGAGCTTGCCGAGGATGAATGGGATAGTTGCATGAGCGTGACGCTGCGTGGCGTGTGGTTGTGCATGAAACACCAGTTGCCGCTGATCGAGGCCTCGGGAGGCGGTGCGATCGTGAATGTGGCCTCGCTGTCGGGGATGCGCGGCGATGCGCACCAGGCGGCATACGCGGCGGCCAAGGGCGGCGTACTGGCGCTCAGCAAATCGGTGGCCAGCGAATACGCTCGCCGCGGGGTGCGCGTCAACACCGTTTGTCCCGGGGGCATCAACAGCAAGGGCATGGATTTCTTCCTGAAGAGCATGCCGGAGCTGCGCGAGAAGACCCTGAATATCCATGCGATGGGCCGTCTCGCCGAGCCGCAGGAGATCGCCGACGCGGTGGTCTACCTGTGTTCCGATCGTGCGAGCTTCATCACCGGCCATGACCTGGTGGTGGATGGTGGCGTACTGGTTCGCTCCAATGTGATCGATCTGTAG
- a CDS encoding AMP-binding protein has translation MNKLVFDNIHDRHIGRAIRMQAEQNGDTRFLVFDRTVYTFDQANSRVNELAAGLRKLGIERGDRVVFYMSSAPEVMFLVLAVNKLGAIWVPVNSDYKGAWLEDTINRGRAKLLVTDTSHAERVAAVHASLQVAHIAVLGDPACLPGALPFEALYAPSPGEPDLSGFDYGDTCAVLWTSGTTGRSKGVMQSHNVWFQAALDGDVMYHTRAGDVVYNVMPMYNSGAWATSLFRSLFCGVTLAVDPAFSVTSFWDRVRFYGATQSFTIGAMHMFLWNAPPRADDADNPLRELQAVPMPTDIKEPFSKRFGVRVLGQGMSQSEAMIMLRQDQRLRSSWPPGSCGNPVEGMDMKLVDEAGQEVGVGNPGELWVRPQRPFMIFNGYFDDAEATANAFSGAWYHTGDMLRRDAEDNYFFVDRKKDAVRYKGRNISSYEVELVARRHPAIADCAAFGIPSEELQHEDEIKLNVVLRPDAVVEARDIAQYINDNAPYFFVPRYIEFVEELPYTPNQKIQKYRLREAGIGPNTWDARRAGFKSER, from the coding sequence ATGAACAAGCTGGTTTTCGACAACATCCATGACCGTCATATCGGGCGTGCGATCCGCATGCAGGCAGAGCAGAACGGCGACACCCGATTTCTGGTGTTCGACCGCACCGTGTATACCTTCGACCAGGCCAATTCAAGGGTCAACGAACTGGCCGCCGGCCTGCGCAAGCTCGGTATCGAGCGGGGCGACCGCGTGGTGTTCTACATGTCGAGCGCGCCGGAAGTGATGTTCCTGGTGCTCGCGGTGAACAAGCTCGGTGCGATCTGGGTCCCGGTCAACAGCGATTACAAGGGTGCCTGGCTCGAGGACACCATCAACCGCGGGCGCGCGAAGTTGCTGGTCACGGATACCAGTCATGCCGAGCGCGTGGCCGCTGTACATGCGAGCCTTCAGGTCGCGCATATCGCGGTGCTCGGTGATCCCGCCTGCCTTCCCGGCGCGCTGCCCTTCGAGGCGCTCTATGCGCCGTCGCCGGGCGAGCCGGATCTGAGTGGGTTCGACTATGGCGATACCTGCGCGGTGTTGTGGACATCCGGCACCACCGGGCGCTCGAAGGGCGTGATGCAGAGCCACAATGTGTGGTTTCAGGCCGCCCTCGACGGTGATGTGATGTACCACACCCGCGCCGGTGACGTGGTCTACAACGTGATGCCGATGTACAACTCCGGCGCCTGGGCCACCTCGCTGTTCCGCAGTCTTTTTTGTGGCGTCACGCTGGCGGTGGATCCGGCGTTCTCGGTAACGAGCTTCTGGGATCGGGTGCGCTTCTACGGCGCGACGCAATCTTTCACGATCGGCGCCATGCACATGTTTTTGTGGAACGCCCCGCCACGGGCTGACGATGCCGACAATCCCCTGCGCGAACTGCAGGCGGTGCCGATGCCGACCGATATCAAGGAGCCGTTCAGCAAGCGATTCGGGGTGCGGGTGCTCGGGCAGGGCATGTCACAGAGCGAAGCAATGATCATGCTGCGCCAGGATCAGCGGCTGCGTTCCTCCTGGCCGCCCGGCAGTTGCGGCAACCCGGTGGAGGGGATGGACATGAAGCTGGTCGACGAGGCGGGCCAGGAGGTCGGCGTCGGCAATCCCGGCGAGTTGTGGGTGAGGCCGCAGCGCCCTTTCATGATCTTCAACGGCTATTTCGATGACGCCGAGGCGACCGCGAATGCATTCTCCGGCGCGTGGTATCACACCGGTGACATGCTGCGCCGGGATGCCGAGGACAATTATTTCTTTGTCGATCGCAAGAAAGACGCGGTACGCTACAAGGGCCGCAACATCTCGAGCTACGAAGTCGAGCTGGTTGCGCGCCGCCACCCCGCAATTGCCGATTGCGCGGCTTTCGGCATACCTTCGGAGGAACTCCAGCACGAGGACGAGATCAAGCTGAACGTGGTGCTGCGGCCCGATGCCGTGGTCGAGGCGCGCGATATCGCGCAGTACATCAACGATAACGCCCCTTATTTCTTCGTGCCGCGCTATATCGAATTCGTCGAGGAACTGCCGTACACGCCCAATCAGAAGATCCAGAAGTACCGGCTGCGTGAAGCAGGCATCGGTCCGAACACCTGGGACGCGCGCAGGGCGGGGTTCAAGAGCGAGCGCTGA